GAAGTCTTCCCTGCTCATGCACCTCGCCGCACAGCTGAGTGCCAGAGCAATCGGATCGACCGCCGTATGGACGGGGTGCGGACGTCCGTGGTGTCGACAGAAGCTGCCATGAGCGCCTTTCGGCCCACGCACATGTGTGCGCGGGTAGCCCGGGGGGACCCAGAAGCCATAGAGCTTCAGGGCCGATGCACAACTCAGCGCACCTCCGCGTCGCACGGCCTCGACGACCTCAGGTCTCGCATAGGGTGCGGCAAACCAACCAGCACGGATGCGCGTTAAACCCCCTGCCTTGACCTGGCGGCGAATGTCGGCATCGTCAACCCCCTTGGCCAGCAATTCCGGACGCGTGAAGACCCCGCTCATACCTACTTAGACGCATAGCGGTCCGGATCGGCTCCATGCTTGCTGAGATTTTCCCCTTGCTGGCCGGCCGAGGGAATATTGCCCTCGCCCGGTCAGCAGGGGGAAATTCTCAATCGCCTACTACTTGGTCGGCTTGCTCGACCCGTTGCTCATGAGTTCCTTGATCAGCCGATCGGCGATGTCGCCGATGATCCCGGGACCGGTGTCGGGCAGCATGTCGGCGACACCCTTGGTCACGGGGATCTTCGCAGCCTGGGTGGCCTCGTACCGGATCCCGGCGATGCCCGCACCGGTGAGCGGCTTGGCGTAGCGGCTCAAATCGGTTGCCGTCGTCACCGTGGCGGCGACCTTCGTACCCGCACCGGCGAAGTCGGCGGCTCCGCGTCGAATGTGGTTGGGCGAGGTCACCAGCACGATCTGCGAGATCCCCCGCGCGCGCAGCAGCTCCGTGGTGTTCTGCGCGTTGGAGATCGTCGACGTGGACTTGTCCTCGGTGGTGATACGCGACGCGGAGAGCCCCTTGCCGATGAGCCACTTCTTCATCGCGGCCGCCTCGGTCACCCCCTTCTTGGGGACGCCACCGGTGACGAAGACCGGTGTCTCCGGCGAAACCTGCGCCTGCGCCAGTCCCGCCTCGAGGCGGTTGACGAGTTCGGGTGCCATCGACCCGTTGGGGCGCAGGCCGTAGCCCAGGATGACGATCGCCGAACCCGCCGGGGCGCTGACCGGCGTCGTCGACGGCACGATGGCGGCGGCTTGATTCACGCCCTCGATGAGGCCGCGAATCGAGTTGGCCGCGGTGATGCGGACGGTCGTCAGCTTCTGCAGCGCGCGGTCGCGGGTGGCGGCGTCGGACTGCTGATCGCCCCAGATCGCTTGCAGTGCAAGCGCATCGGGATCGTTGGCCGTGAGCGCCAGCATGCTCGTGATGTCGGTGAGTCCACCGGTGACGTCGCGCGCCGCGAACTTCTTCTGGGCACTGTTGTACAGCCCGGCCGGGTCGACCGCGTCGGCGGTGTGCACGACATTCGGTGAGCCGTTCGGCAACGCACCGATCGCCAGTCCACCGCCTCCGGCGACGAGGACGGCGGCCGTACCGACCAGAAAGCGCCTTTTCACACTAATCACACGAGTCACATGCGTAACAGTACGGGCGGATCGCTACAGGCCCGGATCAGTCCGGTATCGGAACGGCAACGACAGGCTTCCGAAGCAGGCACAAGCAGACCGACGCCCCGACCCATCAACGTGGGCCAGGGCGTCGGCGATATTGGCGATAAACCAACTAGAGCGACGAAATGATGTCCTCGACGCGGTCCTTGGCGTCGCCGAAGAGCATCTGCGTGTTGTCGCGGAAGAACAGCGGGTTCTGAACGCCGGCGTAACCGGCGGCCATCGATCGCTTGAACACGATGACGTCGCGCGCGTTCCACACCTCGAGGACGGGCATGCCGGCGATCGGCGAACCCGGGTCCTCCGCAGCCGCAGGGTTGACCGTGTCGTTGGCGCCGATCACCAGGACGACATCCGTCTCCGGGAAGTCGTCGTTGATCTCGTCCATCTCCATCACGATGTCGTACGGCACCTTCGCCTCGGCGAGCAACACGTTCATGTGGCCCGGCAGGCGACCGGCAACCGGGTGGATGCCGAAGCGGACGTCGACGCCCTTGGCGCGCAGCTTCGACGTCAGGTCGGCCACGGGGTACTGCGCC
This genomic interval from Gordonia sp. X0973 contains the following:
- a CDS encoding YdcF family protein, encoding MKRRFLVGTAAVLVAGGGGLAIGALPNGSPNVVHTADAVDPAGLYNSAQKKFAARDVTGGLTDITSMLALTANDPDALALQAIWGDQQSDAATRDRALQKLTTVRITAANSIRGLIEGVNQAAAIVPSTTPVSAPAGSAIVILGYGLRPNGSMAPELVNRLEAGLAQAQVSPETPVFVTGGVPKKGVTEAAAMKKWLIGKGLSASRITTEDKSTSTISNAQNTTELLRARGISQIVLVTSPNHIRRGAADFAGAGTKVAATVTTATDLSRYAKPLTGAGIAGIRYEATQAAKIPVTKGVADMLPDTGPGIIGDIADRLIKELMSNGSSKPTK